From Coriobacteriaceae bacterium, a single genomic window includes:
- a CDS encoding class I tRNA ligase family protein → MASKYSMNDRPSWPRRAIVTAGEPYGNKGLHFGHVGGVFVPADFFARFLRDRLGRENVIFTSGTDCYGSPIMESYRKLKENEGYDKSIGEYVESNHSRQAATLNNYNISCDIYGGSGLEPAAQIHNEVTAEIIKRLHEQGTISKRSTLQFYDAKAGTFLNGRQVIGRCPIQGCKSEKAYADECDLGHQFEPEELIAPKSQLTGEVPELRPVDNLYFDLPAYLDFMKTYTAKLAQNPQVRSVVSKTMEEWLLPAQLYIQNKFREAFDAVEDQLPEHTVLEPEGNKSSFTVTFPSWKERDDAHAVLANGGVRFRSGKALVPFRITGNIDWGVPVPEVDGVSDVTCWCWPESLWAPISYTRTVLARDARAAGVTEGVAAQDAALMGEPAADSTQVPAPTYQHSSLDWRDWWCSDDAQIYQFIGQDNIYFYCIAQTAMWEALGWDLTQSTVSACYHLLYMGKKASSSSQTPPPPADDLLNHYTCEQMRAHWLSLGLSEKPVSFSPKAYDTRVTGKDKDGNEVRACDDKRVIDPALKESALLTGVFNRLARSCFYGVAVKEGDESPYRRGCIPAGAASAAVVEAAEQAALAFEQAMYKFETHRALAVCDDYLRAANKRWSDASKAANKLEGKPANAAMTQALVDAFAELRVATVLMHGIVPAGCELICEYFDIDPVAFFSWDNIFASTDEFVESLGEKPGEHRVKPLPPRFDFFSKHESQY, encoded by the coding sequence ATGGCATCCAAATATTCCATGAACGACCGTCCCAGCTGGCCGCGCCGCGCCATCGTTACCGCCGGCGAGCCCTACGGCAACAAGGGCCTTCACTTTGGCCACGTTGGCGGCGTCTTTGTCCCTGCCGACTTCTTCGCCCGCTTCCTGCGCGACCGCCTGGGCCGCGAGAACGTCATCTTCACCTCGGGCACTGACTGCTACGGCTCGCCCATCATGGAGAGCTACCGCAAGCTCAAGGAGAACGAAGGCTACGATAAGTCCATCGGCGAGTATGTCGAGTCCAATCACTCCCGCCAGGCCGCGACCCTCAACAACTACAACATCAGCTGCGATATCTACGGCGGCTCGGGCCTTGAGCCGGCCGCGCAGATCCACAACGAGGTAACCGCCGAGATTATCAAGCGCCTGCACGAGCAGGGCACCATCTCCAAGCGCTCCACGCTGCAGTTCTACGATGCCAAGGCCGGCACGTTCCTCAACGGCCGCCAGGTGATCGGCCGCTGCCCCATCCAGGGCTGCAAGTCCGAGAAAGCCTACGCCGACGAGTGCGATCTGGGTCACCAGTTTGAGCCCGAGGAGCTCATCGCGCCCAAGAGCCAGCTCACCGGCGAGGTGCCCGAGCTGCGCCCGGTCGACAATCTCTACTTTGACCTGCCGGCCTACCTCGACTTTATGAAGACCTACACCGCCAAGCTCGCCCAGAACCCGCAGGTTCGCTCCGTGGTCTCCAAGACCATGGAAGAGTGGCTGCTGCCGGCTCAGCTCTACATCCAGAACAAGTTCCGCGAGGCCTTCGATGCCGTCGAGGACCAGCTCCCCGAGCACACCGTGCTGGAACCCGAGGGCAACAAGAGCAGCTTTACCGTCACCTTCCCCAGCTGGAAGGAGCGCGACGACGCCCACGCGGTGCTCGCCAACGGCGGCGTGCGCTTCCGCAGCGGCAAAGCGCTCGTGCCCTTCCGCATCACCGGCAACATCGACTGGGGCGTTCCGGTACCCGAGGTCGACGGCGTCTCCGACGTCACCTGCTGGTGCTGGCCCGAGAGCCTATGGGCGCCCATCAGCTATACGCGTACCGTACTCGCCCGCGACGCCCGCGCCGCCGGCGTGACCGAGGGCGTCGCCGCCCAGGATGCCGCCCTTATGGGCGAGCCCGCTGCCGACTCCACGCAGGTGCCCGCGCCCACCTACCAGCACAGCTCGCTCGACTGGCGCGACTGGTGGTGCTCAGACGACGCACAGATCTACCAGTTTATCGGTCAGGACAACATCTACTTCTACTGCATCGCGCAGACCGCCATGTGGGAGGCCCTGGGCTGGGACCTCACGCAGAGCACCGTCAGCGCCTGCTACCACCTGCTCTACATGGGCAAAAAGGCCAGCTCGTCCTCGCAGACGCCTCCCCCGCCGGCAGACGACCTGCTCAACCACTACACCTGCGAGCAGATGCGCGCGCACTGGCTGTCGCTCGGCCTGTCCGAAAAGCCGGTGAGCTTTAGCCCCAAGGCATACGACACCCGCGTGACCGGCAAGGACAAGGACGGCAACGAGGTGCGCGCCTGCGACGACAAGCGCGTCATCGATCCGGCCCTTAAGGAGAGCGCCCTTTTGACCGGCGTGTTCAACCGTCTGGCCCGCAGCTGCTTCTACGGCGTCGCCGTCAAGGAAGGCGACGAGAGCCCCTATCGCAGAGGCTGCATCCCCGCCGGTGCGGCCTCTGCCGCCGTGGTCGAAGCCGCCGAGCAGGCAGCTCTCGCCTTTGAGCAGGCTATGTACAAGTTCGAGACGCACCGCGCGCTTGCCGTGTGCGACGACTACCTGCGCGCCGCCAACAAGCGCTGGAGCGACGCTTCCAAGGCCGCCAACAAGCTCGAAGGCAAGCCAGCAAACGCCGCGATGACGCAGGCCCTCGTCGACGCCTTTGCCGAGCTGCGCGTGGCGACCGTGCTCATGCACGGCATCGTCCCTGCCGGCTGCGAGCTCATCTGCGAGTACTTCGACATCGACCCGGTCGCCTTCTTTAGCTGGGATAACATCTTCGCCTCCACGGATGAGTTTGTGGAGAGCCTGGGCGAGAAGCCCGGCGAGCACCGCGTAAAGCCGCTGCCCCCGCGCTTCGACTTCTTTAGCAAGCACGAGAGCCAGTACTAA
- a CDS encoding DUF4430 domain-containing protein, protein MSNKSKDADPKQPDSSFIQFDDSKQQGAASTASAPRRKALTGVLTAACVALIVISLGFVHPSESGAWSIDWIVQTVTGESVVTKDTKASGSSAASGEASSKDSKSSNDAKDESKSKDDSESSHKESDKSSDSKKSEDQDGKKSGDKSAAQNTGAGDTSNVSGGASSGGGQSSNGASSSNGGNASSGGQSGSQESNYVTVTVSVTSSAVGNPVSSGGTFTFNEGATVYDALCALGLSVNAHGSSYGTYVSAIGGLAEKQHGGTSGWMYSVNGTTPMTACSNYVLSNGDNVVWYYVTG, encoded by the coding sequence GTGTCCAATAAATCCAAGGACGCTGACCCCAAGCAACCAGATTCCTCGTTCATTCAGTTCGACGATTCAAAGCAACAGGGCGCCGCTTCGACGGCGTCCGCCCCTCGACGGAAGGCGCTTACTGGCGTCCTGACCGCCGCGTGCGTTGCGCTGATTGTCATATCGCTGGGCTTCGTCCATCCTTCCGAGAGCGGCGCCTGGTCCATTGACTGGATCGTTCAGACTGTGACGGGGGAGAGCGTCGTCACCAAGGACACCAAGGCGTCTGGCTCGTCTGCCGCTTCGGGCGAGGCCAGTTCCAAGGATTCCAAGTCATCGAATGACGCAAAAGATGAGTCCAAGTCCAAGGACGATTCCGAGTCTTCGCACAAGGAATCGGATAAAAGCTCGGATAGCAAGAAGTCTGAGGACCAGGACGGCAAGAAGTCTGGCGATAAATCTGCTGCCCAAAATACGGGAGCCGGTGATACTTCCAATGTGTCTGGCGGTGCTTCTTCGGGCGGTGGCCAGTCGTCTAATGGAGCCTCATCCTCTAATGGTGGAAACGCCTCCTCGGGCGGCCAGAGCGGCTCACAGGAGTCTAACTACGTTACGGTGACGGTTTCGGTCACATCGAGCGCTGTGGGCAATCCTGTGTCCTCTGGTGGCACCTTTACCTTTAACGAAGGCGCTACTGTCTACGATGCCCTGTGCGCGCTGGGCCTTTCTGTCAACGCACATGGCTCGTCGTACGGCACGTATGTCTCCGCGATTGGTGGTTTGGCCGAGAAACAGCACGGCGGCACGAGCGGCTGGATGTACTCCGTCAACGGCACAACGCCCATGACGGCCTGCAGCAACTACGTTCTCTCCAATGGTGACAACGTGGTCTGGTATTACGTGACAGGCTAG
- a CDS encoding GtrA family protein, with protein MQKLLAQIMKFGVVGVIATVIDFGIMNLLHYGLGLNILIANTSGFIISLIFNYLASMKYVFAHKEGMSRRREFIIFVVLSVIGLVLNDGIVLALNAGLGLEANIAKICATALVMVYNFVTRKIFLEGDETK; from the coding sequence ATGCAAAAGCTCCTTGCGCAGATCATGAAATTTGGCGTCGTCGGTGTCATTGCCACGGTTATCGACTTTGGCATTATGAATCTGCTCCACTACGGTCTCGGCCTCAACATCCTAATCGCCAACACCAGCGGCTTTATCATCTCACTCATCTTTAACTACCTCGCAAGCATGAAGTACGTGTTTGCGCACAAGGAAGGCATGAGCCGCCGCCGCGAGTTCATCATCTTTGTCGTGCTGTCCGTAATCGGTTTGGTGCTCAACGACGGCATCGTGCTGGCGCTCAACGCCGGCCTGGGACTCGAGGCCAATATCGCCAAGATCTGCGCCACCGCGCTTGTCATGGTCTACAACTTTGTGACCCGAAAAATCTTCCTGGAGGGCGACGAGACAAAATAG
- a CDS encoding GtrA family protein translates to MRKALAQPHTKQFLKFAVVGLISFGIDWGMLIALVELFHLDFLMSTTVSFITSVVVNYWLSMKYVFDHREGMSRKREFTIFTILSVIGLGLNDLYMFVGVTFLSIGYQAMKAIATFLVTWYNYFSRRFFLEGARS, encoded by the coding sequence GTGCGCAAGGCGCTGGCACAACCTCATACCAAGCAGTTCCTCAAGTTTGCTGTCGTGGGTCTTATCTCCTTTGGCATCGACTGGGGCATGCTCATTGCGCTCGTCGAGCTGTTCCACCTCGACTTTTTGATGAGCACCACGGTTTCGTTTATCACGTCCGTCGTGGTCAACTACTGGCTCAGCATGAAGTACGTGTTCGACCACCGCGAAGGCATGAGCCGCAAGCGCGAGTTCACGATTTTCACCATCCTGTCGGTGATCGGTCTGGGCCTCAACGACCTGTACATGTTTGTGGGCGTCACGTTTTTGAGCATCGGCTACCAAGCCATGAAGGCCATCGCCACGTTCCTCGTCACCTGGTACAACTACTTCAGCCGCCGCTTCTTCCTCGAGGGCGCACGGTCGTAG
- a CDS encoding DegV family protein has translation MSDFVLTCESAADRTREFFASRNIPVVCFHYEIDDVVYTDDLYQSITPDKFFAQIAAGAMPKTSQVSVGEYEEFWEPFVAEGKDVLHLTLSSGISGTYGSACVAAQMLADRYPQGGKVRVIDSLAAASGFGLLVEYAADVRDSGASLDETAAWIEEHKLNLHHWFFSTDLSSYLRGGRISAASAIIGTALKICPLMTVDCDGKLSPREKIRTKKRAISEMAKTMMAHVQDGADYSGKCIMSHSACREDAEAVAALIEEQVPQLKGKIEINDIGTLIGSHTGPGTVALFFMGDKRVD, from the coding sequence ATGAGTGATTTTGTCCTGACCTGTGAATCCGCCGCCGACCGAACCCGTGAGTTCTTTGCGTCGCGCAATATTCCTGTCGTGTGTTTTCATTACGAGATCGACGATGTTGTCTATACGGACGATCTGTATCAGTCGATTACGCCGGACAAGTTTTTTGCCCAGATTGCCGCGGGCGCCATGCCCAAGACGTCTCAGGTGAGCGTGGGTGAGTACGAGGAGTTTTGGGAGCCGTTTGTTGCCGAGGGTAAAGACGTGCTGCACCTGACGTTGTCGTCGGGTATTTCGGGCACGTATGGATCGGCCTGCGTTGCGGCGCAGATGCTCGCGGATCGCTATCCCCAGGGCGGCAAGGTGCGCGTTATCGATTCGCTGGCCGCGGCTTCGGGCTTTGGCCTGCTGGTGGAATATGCCGCCGACGTGCGCGATAGTGGGGCTTCACTCGACGAGACGGCTGCCTGGATCGAGGAGCACAAACTCAACCTGCATCACTGGTTCTTCTCGACCGATCTGTCGAGCTACCTACGAGGCGGTCGCATTTCGGCTGCGAGTGCGATCATCGGCACGGCGCTTAAGATTTGCCCGCTTATGACGGTCGATTGCGACGGCAAGCTGTCGCCACGTGAGAAGATTCGCACTAAGAAGCGCGCGATTTCCGAGATGGCCAAGACCATGATGGCACACGTGCAGGACGGTGCGGATTATTCGGGTAAGTGCATCATGTCGCACTCGGCGTGCCGCGAGGATGCCGAGGCAGTTGCGGCGCTGATTGAGGAACAGGTTCCGCAGCTTAAAGGCAAGATTGAGATCAATGATATCGGTACTCTGATTGGCTCGCATACCGGACCTGGTACGGTGGCGCTCTTCTTTATGGGCGACAAGCGCGTGGATTAA
- a CDS encoding RsmB/NOP family class I SAM-dependent RNA methyltransferase, with protein MSKPRRRKQKKQVKAELKRRQFAATELSDQLAALPCAADLPRFMVDTVAGAYAPADAELMIEGFGAAATRPVTLRANTLKATAEDIAAALDAAGIAHNPVTWYPDAFILPEAQVSDLWDLGIYRDGKIYLQSLSSMMPPLVLGAQVGEDILDMCAAPGGKTTQIAALTQGQAHLTACEMSIPRAEKLEANLHRQGAKNVPVMRTDARELDEFFRFDRILLDAPCTGTGTVISGNEKTLRGLTEQLLVKCARSQRALLDRAMGTLKPGGTLVYSTCSILPQENEDALQEALDKHMDCELIPLDGTPSESEARRAQEAGEEPRIESNALTEAIAAGQVSAIANGLSGTLTIPPSRDFEGFYIALIRKRS; from the coding sequence ATGTCCAAGCCGCGTCGTCGTAAGCAGAAAAAGCAGGTCAAGGCCGAGCTCAAGCGCAGGCAGTTTGCCGCCACCGAGCTTTCCGACCAGCTTGCCGCCCTTCCTTGCGCCGCCGACCTGCCGCGCTTTATGGTCGACACGGTCGCCGGCGCCTATGCGCCCGCCGATGCCGAGCTCATGATCGAGGGCTTCGGCGCCGCGGCCACACGCCCGGTCACGCTGCGCGCCAACACGCTCAAGGCAACCGCCGAGGACATCGCTGCGGCGCTCGATGCCGCCGGCATCGCCCACAACCCCGTCACCTGGTACCCAGACGCCTTTATCCTGCCCGAGGCCCAGGTTTCCGATCTGTGGGATCTCGGCATCTACCGCGACGGCAAGATCTACCTGCAGAGCCTGTCGTCCATGATGCCGCCGCTGGTCCTGGGCGCTCAGGTAGGCGAGGACATCCTGGACATGTGCGCAGCCCCTGGCGGCAAGACGACGCAGATCGCCGCCCTCACCCAGGGGCAGGCGCACCTTACCGCCTGCGAGATGAGCATTCCCCGCGCCGAGAAGCTCGAAGCCAACCTCCACCGCCAAGGCGCAAAAAACGTGCCCGTCATGCGCACCGACGCACGCGAGCTCGACGAGTTCTTCCGCTTTGACCGCATCCTGCTCGACGCTCCCTGCACCGGCACGGGCACCGTTATCAGCGGCAACGAGAAAACCCTGCGCGGCCTGACCGAGCAGCTGCTCGTCAAATGCGCCCGCTCGCAGCGTGCGCTTCTGGACCGCGCCATGGGAACCCTCAAACCGGGCGGCACGCTCGTCTATTCGACTTGTTCGATCTTGCCGCAGGAAAACGAGGACGCCCTGCAAGAGGCCCTCGACAAGCATATGGACTGCGAGCTCATCCCCCTCGACGGCACGCCAAGCGAAAGTGAGGCACGCCGCGCCCAGGAAGCTGGCGAGGAGCCGCGCATCGAGTCCAACGCCCTAACCGAGGCCATTGCCGCGGGTCAGGTATCGGCCATCGCCAACGGCCTGTCCGGCACGCTCACCATTCCGCCCAGCCGCGACTTTGAGGGCTTCTACATTGCCCTGATCCGAAAACGCAGCTAG
- a CDS encoding fructose-1,6-bisphosphatase has translation MVAFDRNPQDFKYLRLLSRQFPTEQSAFTEIINLSAILNLPKGTEHFMSDVHGEYEAFMHILNNCSGVVREHVDEIFGDTLSFDEKGELCTLIYYPREKIDLVRSRREDSPTWYKTMLDQLIMVARSLSSRYTRSKVRKAIPRDYAYIIDELLHTHPDENNYRVRYHERIVESILETASADDFIESLASLIKRLAVDHLHLVGDIFDRGGGAAKIMDRLLTYHSLDIQWGNHDLLWMGAAAGEPACIATVLRNNLRYDNYEILENDYGISLRELVAFADATYTAGEPITPLIKAINVLLFKLEGQIIQRHPEFDMTDRLLLDKIDRDTGTVTLADGSVWPLTTNDFPTVDPADPYTLTPQEQHIIDKLVSEFVTADHLHRHIDFLYSHGSMYKVANGNLLFHGCVPLNEDGTFSSMNCLGTWHAGRDYLDFCDHIARRAWRVGDRDALDWMWYLWIGFNSPASGRLVRTFERAYIADKSTWVEPMDPYFTLTKSPSVCDDIMREFGVAPMACSPTGHIINGHTPVKTTKGEQPIRAEGKLLVIDGGFCRAYHPKTGIAGYTLISSSRGCRLKSHRAFTTVAEALTRNVDIESETNRFDQADRRRMVSDTDTGAKIRSQIQDLRQLLDAYRNGAIEERA, from the coding sequence ATGGTCGCATTCGATCGCAATCCGCAAGACTTTAAGTATCTGCGCCTGCTGTCGAGACAGTTCCCCACCGAACAATCCGCATTTACCGAAATTATCAACCTCTCGGCCATCCTCAACCTACCCAAGGGCACCGAGCATTTTATGAGCGACGTGCATGGCGAGTACGAAGCCTTTATGCACATCCTCAACAACTGCTCGGGCGTCGTGCGCGAACATGTCGACGAGATCTTTGGCGACACGCTCTCCTTTGACGAAAAGGGCGAGCTGTGTACGCTCATCTACTACCCGCGCGAGAAGATCGACCTGGTCCGCAGCCGGCGCGAGGACTCGCCCACCTGGTACAAGACGATGCTTGACCAGCTCATCATGGTCGCTCGCTCACTTTCAAGCCGCTACACGCGCTCCAAGGTGCGTAAGGCCATCCCGCGCGACTACGCCTATATCATCGACGAGTTGTTGCACACGCACCCGGACGAGAATAACTATCGCGTGCGCTATCACGAGCGCATCGTGGAGTCCATCCTGGAGACCGCCAGCGCCGACGACTTTATCGAGTCGCTCGCCTCGCTCATCAAGCGGCTGGCCGTCGACCACCTGCACCTGGTGGGCGACATCTTCGACCGCGGCGGCGGCGCGGCCAAGATTATGGACCGTCTGCTCACCTACCATTCGCTCGACATCCAGTGGGGCAACCACGACCTGCTGTGGATGGGCGCTGCGGCCGGTGAGCCCGCCTGCATCGCCACGGTGCTGCGCAACAACCTACGCTACGACAATTACGAGATTCTCGAGAACGACTACGGCATCTCGCTGCGCGAGCTCGTCGCCTTTGCCGATGCCACCTACACCGCCGGTGAGCCCATCACCCCGCTGATCAAGGCCATCAACGTGCTGCTCTTTAAGCTCGAGGGCCAGATTATCCAGCGCCACCCCGAGTTCGACATGACCGACCGCCTGCTGCTCGACAAGATCGACCGCGACACCGGCACGGTCACGCTCGCCGACGGCAGCGTGTGGCCGCTCACGACCAACGACTTCCCCACCGTCGACCCGGCGGACCCCTATACGCTCACGCCCCAGGAGCAGCACATCATCGACAAGCTCGTGTCCGAGTTTGTCACCGCCGATCACCTGCATCGCCATATCGATTTCCTCTATTCCCATGGCTCGATGTACAAGGTCGCCAACGGCAACCTGCTCTTCCACGGCTGCGTTCCGCTCAACGAAGACGGCACCTTTAGCAGCATGAACTGCTTGGGCACCTGGCACGCTGGCCGCGATTATCTCGATTTTTGCGACCACATCGCCCGCCGCGCCTGGCGCGTGGGCGACCGCGACGCTCTCGACTGGATGTGGTACCTGTGGATTGGCTTTAACTCACCCGCCAGCGGACGCCTGGTGCGTACCTTTGAGCGCGCCTATATCGCCGATAAGAGCACCTGGGTCGAGCCGATGGACCCGTACTTTACGCTTACCAAGTCGCCCTCGGTCTGCGATGACATCATGCGCGAGTTTGGCGTCGCGCCCATGGCATGTTCGCCGACCGGCCACATCATCAACGGCCACACGCCCGTTAAAACCACCAAGGGCGAGCAGCCCATCCGCGCCGAGGGCAAGCTGCTGGTCATCGATGGCGGCTTCTGCCGCGCTTACCATCCCAAGACGGGTATCGCCGGCTATACGCTCATCTCGAGCTCGCGCGGCTGCCGCCTCAAGTCGCACCGGGCCTTTACGACGGTTGCCGAGGCACTCACGCGCAACGTGGACATCGAAAGCGAGACCAACCGTTTTGACCAAGCGGACCGTCGCCGCATGGTGAGCGACACCGATACTGGCGCCAAGATCCGCAGCCAAATCCAAGACCTGCGTCAGCTGCTCGATGCATATAGAAACGGTGCTATCGAGGAGCGCGCCTAG